DNA from Brucella melitensis bv. 1 str. 16M:
TAACGATTACCGTAGTCACAAAGCACGGTCACAATTGTGTGGCCCGGCCCGAGATCTTTTGCAAGCCGGATTGCACCGGCAATGTTGATGCCGGACGAGCCGCCGAGGCAAAGCCCCTCCTCTTCCACGAGGGCAAACAGGATATCGAGCGCCTCCGCATCGGGAATCTGGTAGGAAAAATCAGGGGTGAAGCCTTCAAGATTGGCGGTGATGCGCCCCTGCCCGATGCCTTCGGTGATCGAATCGCCTTCTGCCTTCAATTCGCCGGTCGTATAGAAGGCGTGAAGCGCCGCGCCATGCGGGTCCGCCAGAGCAATTTTGATATTGTGGTTCCGTTCCTTCAGGCCAATCGCCGTTCCGGCAAGCGTACCGCCAGATCCCACAGCGGCCACAAAACCATCGATCTGGTCGCTTGTATCGCGCCAGATTTCCTGCGCCGTGGTCTCGATATGGGCTTGCCGGTTGACCGTATTGTCGAACTGATTGGCCCATATTGCGCCATTCGGCTCGGTTTTGGCCAGTTGCTCGGCAAGACGCCCTGAAAGGCGCACATAATTGTTCGGGTTGCGATAGGGGGCGGCGGGAACCTCGATCAGCTCTGCACCGAGCAGGCGCAAGACTTCCTTTTTTTCCTGGCTCTGCGTTTCAGGAATCACGATCGCCGTGCGGTAGCCCAATGCCTTGGCGACCATCGTGAGGCCAATGCCGGTATTGCCCGCGGTTCCTTCCACAATCACGCCTCCGGGCCGCAAAAGCCCGCGTTTTTCCGCATCGCGGATAATGTAGAGCGCCGCACGGTCCTTGACCGACTGGCCCGGATTGAGAAACTCTGCTTTCCCGTAAATATCGCATCCTGTGAGCTCGGAAGCCTTGCTGAGGCGGATCAACGGCGTGTTGCCGATTGTGTCGAGTACCGAATTGAACATGGCTTCCGTCCTTTCTGTTTGAAGGCGAAGTTATGGGGAAGCGCCCTGCCCTTCAAGCAAGTATGGAATAATTTTCCACGCCAAAGGGCAAACTGAAACTCCTGTAGAGGCATAAAACAGAAAAGCCGCCCTATAAGGCGGCTTTTCGCGAAATGTGTTTTGCTTTTGGATCAGGCGGCGCGCTGGCCGCCATTGCTGCGGCGCTTGCGGCGGAAGGGACGCTTCGGCTTCGGCGCGGCCTCACCGGCGCTGGCATGTGCCCCGGCGCGATGCTGCTCGCCCGCCTTCTGTGCGGGGCGGCGATGCTTGTGCGCGGGCGCCTTGCGGCTCTCAGCCTGTTCAGTCCGCTGGCCCTGGGGTGCGGGGCCTTTGGCGACAGGTGCTGGTGCAAGCTTCACCGGCGCATCCTTGATCGAAAGTTTGCTCCGCGTGACGCGCTCAACCGCCCGCAGCTTTGATTCTTCCGTAGCCGGATCATAAAGCGTGATGGAAGCGCCGCTTGCGCCGTTGCGGCCGGTGCGGCCGATGCGGTGCACATAGGTTTCCGGCTCGTCCGGCAGGTCGTAATTCACCACATGGCTGATGCCGGGCACGTCGATGCCGCGCGCTGCAATATCCGTTGCAACCAGAATGCGCAGGGTCCCATCGCGGAAACCGTTCAGCGCGCGCTGGCGTGCATTCTGCGACTTATTGCCGTGGATGGCCGCAACATCATAGCGGTCGCGCTCAAGATGGCGCACGACGGCATCTGCTCCGTGCTTGGTGCGCGTGAAGACGATGACGGAACGCATGTCGGCATCGGTCAGCATGGCTGAAAGCAGGCGGCGCTTCTCCTTCGTCGGCACTGGATGCACGACCTGCGTAATTTCAGAAGCCGTGGCGCCTTGTGGCGCCACTTCCACCCGTACCGGATCGCGCAGCAGACGTTCGGCCAGCGATGCGATCTCCTTTGGCATGGTAGCCGAGAACAGTGCGGTCTGGCGTTCGGCGTGTGTTGCCTTGGCAATGCGCTTCACATCATTGATGAAGCCCATGTCCAACATGCGGTCGGCTTCATCGAGAACCAGCCAGCGGGTCTGCGACAGGTCCACGAGGCCATCGCGCATCAGGTCCGTCAGGCGGCCGGGTGTTGCGATGAGCACATCGATGCCGGGTGCGATACGCTTGATCTGCGAAAGCTTGGACACGCCGCCGAGAACCAACGCGGTGGAGATATGCGCGCTTTTGGAGACATTGCGGATCGTCTGCTCAATCTGTACTGCCAGTTCACGCGTTGGCGCCAGGATTAGCGCGCGTGCGGTTTTCGGGCGGCGCTTGTCGCCAAGGCCGATGATTTTCTGAAGGATGGGCAGGCTGAAAGCCGCCGTCTTGCCGGAACCCGTCTGGGCGATGCCGAGGATGTCCTGGCCTTCAAGTTGCGACGGGATGGCTTGCGTCTGGATCGGTTTCGGCTCGGTCATGCCGGCAGCTTCCACGCCTTTGAGCAGAACGCCGGTGATACCGAGAGCGGCGAAGCCGCCCGTGTTTTCTTTTGTCAATTCAATCTCTTTCAGCGGCACCGCGCATTCGCGGTCCGCTTTAAAACGCCGGGCAAGCGCAACTTGCCGAACATAATTCCATTTAATGATAACGACGGGACGCCGGAAAACTCTCTGGCGACTTGCGCTGTCGTGCCCGAACTGATTTCGGGTCCCTTCCTCTGCTGGACCATTCCGGTGTGGAAGATGTGACGCAACAAGTCCAAGTCCGGGAAAGCCGATGAAAATCAGTCGGCCCATGCGCCTGAATTGGCATATGGAGCGTTTTCGCCCAAAAAGCAAATGGTTTTGCGCGAAAACTTTGTGTCAGATGATGAAATCGGCCAGAACCTGATTATCGCTGATATCCTGATAGGCCCAGCCGGATTCGGCAAACTTCTTCTCCAGAAGCTTGAAATTTGCCGCGTCCCTGGTTTCGATACCGATTAGCACCGAGCCGAAATTTCGCGCCGATTTCTTGAGATATTCAAAGCGCGCAATATCGTCATCCGGCCCCAGAAGGTCAAGGAAGGAGCGCAATGCGCCGGGGCACTGAGGAAAGCGGAAAATGAAATATTTCTTCAGCCCTTCAAAACGAAGCGCCCTTTCCCGCACATCCGGCAGCCGCTCGAAATCGAAATTGCCGCCAGAAACGACGATAACGATGCGTTTGCCCTTGATGTCGCTTTTCTTGAAATCCTTGAGCGCATCGATGCCGAGCGCACCGGCCGGTTCCAGCACAACACCTTCAATATTCAGCATTTCAACAATGGTCGCGCAGAGCTTGTTTTCCGGAACCGTTATGACAGTTTTCGGATCGAAGCCTTTGAGAAGTTTGAAATTTTCTTTGCCGATTTCTGCAACGGCAGCACCATCGACAAAATTATCGATATGCGAAAGCTTGACCCGCTTGCCCGCCTCCAGGCTGGCCTTGAGGCTTGCCGCGCCCTGCGGCTCCACAAAGCGGAAAGCGGTTTTCCAGCCAAGATCGGCGATATATTGCGTTACGCCGCTTGAAAGCCCGCCACCGCCAACCGGCAGGAGCACGAGGTCCGGCTTGCTGTCGTCCGGCAATTGCCGCTCGATTTCCAGCGCGACTGTCGCCTGCCCTTCAACAATGCCGGGATGGTCGAAGGGTGGCACCATCACGCCCTTGTTGGCGGCTGCGAATTCCCGCGAGGCGGCATAACAGACATCGAAAATATCGCCGACAAGTTTGATTTCGATGAATTCTCCGCCAAAGGTGCGCGTCTTGTCGATTTTCTGCTGCGGCGTGGTGACTGGCATGAAAACCACGCCCTTGCGCCCGAAATGCCGGCAGACGAATGCAAAGCCCTGCGCATGATTGCCGGCGGAAGCACAGACGAAAACGGCATTTTTATCTGTTGTTTCAACGGCTTTGGAAATAAAATTGAAGGCACCGCGCAGCTTGTAGGAGCGCACCGGCGTCAGGTCTTCGCGTTTCAGCCAAATCTGCGCACCATATTTCCGCGACAGATAATCGTTGCGTTGCAATGGCGTTTCGCAAAAGAGCGCGCGCATTGCCTTTTCTGCCTGGGCCACGGATTTGACGAAGGGGGTCATCATTCAGCTTTCTGGATTTTCCTGCAAAAATTGCCCCAAGGATATATGGATTTCGGACAATAGGGAAAGGTGGTGCGGTCGGCGGGACTTGAACCCGCAAGTCTTAAAGACGACGGATTTTAAGTCCGTTGCGTATACCAATTTCGCCACGACCGCAGCAAACGCATTTTCTATGTCATGATTTGCGCGCAGAATTCAAGACGTAAAGCTTGCCGGTGGCAACTGCTGGCATTCACACATAAGCTTGTGGAATTAAGCGAAAAAGCCGCCAATCAAGTGGCGGCTTCGCAACTGCCCAGTTTGGTCAGCCATGCAGTTTCGCGGTAATTTCCGCAACCCGCCTGCCCTGGAAACGGGCGCCATCCAGTTCCTGTGCGGAAGGCTGGCGCGAGCCGTCGCCATCGGCGGTGGTTGTCATGCCGTAAGGCGCCCCGCCGCGCACCACATCATTCCCCATCTGCTCCCGATAGGCGTAGGAAAGCGGCACGATAATCATGCCGTGGTGCTGCATCTGCCATTGGGTGGAAATCAGCGCCAGTTCAGCGCCGCCATG
Protein-coding regions in this window:
- the ilvA gene encoding threonine ammonia-lyase IlvA encodes the protein MMTPFVKSVAQAEKAMRALFCETPLQRNDYLSRKYGAQIWLKREDLTPVRSYKLRGAFNFISKAVETTDKNAVFVCASAGNHAQGFAFVCRHFGRKGVVFMPVTTPQQKIDKTRTFGGEFIEIKLVGDIFDVCYAASREFAAANKGVMVPPFDHPGIVEGQATVALEIERQLPDDSKPDLVLLPVGGGGLSSGVTQYIADLGWKTAFRFVEPQGAASLKASLEAGKRVKLSHIDNFVDGAAVAEIGKENFKLLKGFDPKTVITVPENKLCATIVEMLNIEGVVLEPAGALGIDALKDFKKSDIKGKRIVIVVSGGNFDFERLPDVRERALRFEGLKKYFIFRFPQCPGALRSFLDLLGPDDDIARFEYLKKSARNFGSVLIGIETRDAANFKLLEKKFAESGWAYQDISDNQVLADFII
- a CDS encoding cysteine synthase A — translated: MFNSVLDTIGNTPLIRLSKASELTGCDIYGKAEFLNPGQSVKDRAALYIIRDAEKRGLLRPGGVIVEGTAGNTGIGLTMVAKALGYRTAIVIPETQSQEKKEVLRLLGAELIEVPAAPYRNPNNYVRLSGRLAEQLAKTEPNGAIWANQFDNTVNRQAHIETTAQEIWRDTSDQIDGFVAAVGSGGTLAGTAIGLKERNHNIKIALADPHGAALHAFYTTGELKAEGDSITEGIGQGRITANLEGFTPDFSYQIPDAEALDILFALVEEEGLCLGGSSGINIAGAIRLAKDLGPGHTIVTVLCDYGNRYQSKLFNPAFLRGKSLPVPRWLEKKTEIDIPFEG
- a CDS encoding DEAD/DEAH box helicase, producing the protein MGRLIFIGFPGLGLVASHLPHRNGPAEEGTRNQFGHDSASRQRVFRRPVVIIKWNYVRQVALARRFKADRECAVPLKEIELTKENTGGFAALGITGVLLKGVEAAGMTEPKPIQTQAIPSQLEGQDILGIAQTGSGKTAAFSLPILQKIIGLGDKRRPKTARALILAPTRELAVQIEQTIRNVSKSAHISTALVLGGVSKLSQIKRIAPGIDVLIATPGRLTDLMRDGLVDLSQTRWLVLDEADRMLDMGFINDVKRIAKATHAERQTALFSATMPKEIASLAERLLRDPVRVEVAPQGATASEITQVVHPVPTKEKRRLLSAMLTDADMRSVIVFTRTKHGADAVVRHLERDRYDVAAIHGNKSQNARQRALNGFRDGTLRILVATDIAARGIDVPGISHVVNYDLPDEPETYVHRIGRTGRNGASGASITLYDPATEESKLRAVERVTRSKLSIKDAPVKLAPAPVAKGPAPQGQRTEQAESRKAPAHKHRRPAQKAGEQHRAGAHASAGEAAPKPKRPFRRKRRSNGGQRAA